The Spirochaetota bacterium genome includes a region encoding these proteins:
- a CDS encoding sigma 54-interacting transcriptional regulator, whose protein sequence is MKESDTVKLVEEILSTINSAKTTQEILDNLVDRIIKITDSLTGSIMLIDHEAGVLDIKASRGLKTAAVASTKLKVGEGVTGFVARKGESLLVNDVRSVPYYVRIRDDLKSELAVPIKDKNSIIGVMSVDSDRLNAYTKEDLGLLETIASFAAQTLIKANLIEDLKHRIDDQELLIAIGGILEEEIDFNSMFQKIMTAMSGHMRIKRGMISVLDDGEKLRVRTGYHLSDEAIERGVYDVGEGTVGKVFHTGKSIAIRDVSESTDFLNKMKIRRGKSETCSFFAVPLKYDSPVGSMDKTIGVLGIEKEYRSDTDHRSTLRLLTIIASLIANRLYRHISAQREKEKLLKQNTDLREKLMGRGESVFIGKSKAIVGILNTATIVADTDATVLITGETGTGKEVLARFVHEKSRRAEKPFIGINCAAIPENLLESELFGYKKGAFTGAVADKKGKFLLAHEGTIFLDEIGELPLPLQSKILRVLQERVIEPVGGEESRSVDVRIIAATNRDLKAYVDEKKFRDDLYYRLHVIHIPIPSLSERTDDIPLFVEHFIEKFNAKYGKEIRGLTPECREAFLSYRWPGNVRELENVIERAVILSHSDSIDISAVPKSLAPHADSADADDLEKAVLAAVAALPPGTVYQGVTDMLDRIVLTHALVASDNKQTEAAKLLGLHRNTLREKLRSLSGRS, encoded by the coding sequence ATGAAAGAAAGCGATACAGTAAAGCTCGTTGAAGAGATACTTTCAACGATAAACAGCGCCAAGACGACGCAGGAGATACTTGATAATCTCGTCGATCGCATCATAAAGATAACCGATTCGCTTACCGGCAGCATCATGCTCATCGATCATGAAGCAGGCGTGCTCGATATCAAGGCATCGAGGGGTCTTAAGACCGCCGCTGTCGCCAGCACGAAGCTCAAAGTAGGCGAGGGGGTGACGGGCTTTGTCGCCAGAAAGGGCGAATCGCTTCTCGTCAATGACGTGCGGTCGGTACCGTATTATGTGCGTATCCGCGATGACCTCAAATCCGAGCTTGCCGTGCCGATCAAGGACAAGAACAGCATTATCGGTGTCATGAGCGTGGACAGCGATCGCCTCAATGCGTATACGAAAGAGGACCTCGGTCTGCTTGAGACCATAGCGAGCTTCGCCGCGCAGACGCTTATCAAGGCGAACCTTATCGAGGACCTGAAGCACCGCATCGACGATCAGGAACTGCTCATCGCCATCGGCGGCATTCTTGAAGAGGAAATAGATTTCAACTCGATGTTCCAGAAGATAATGACCGCCATGTCCGGGCACATGCGCATCAAGCGCGGCATGATAAGCGTGCTCGATGACGGCGAGAAGCTGCGCGTGCGTACCGGATATCACCTGAGCGATGAGGCCATCGAACGCGGCGTCTACGATGTGGGCGAGGGGACGGTCGGCAAGGTATTCCATACGGGGAAGAGCATCGCCATTCGGGACGTGAGCGAGAGCACGGATTTCCTCAACAAGATGAAGATACGCCGCGGGAAAAGCGAGACGTGCTCGTTCTTCGCCGTGCCGCTCAAGTACGACAGCCCCGTCGGGTCCATGGACAAGACCATCGGCGTGCTCGGCATAGAGAAGGAATACCGCTCGGACACCGATCATCGCTCGACGCTCCGGCTCCTTACCATCATAGCGAGCCTCATCGCGAACCGATTGTACCGGCATATCAGCGCGCAGCGGGAAAAGGAAAAGCTCCTCAAGCAGAACACGGATCTCCGCGAGAAGCTCATGGGGCGCGGCGAGTCCGTGTTCATCGGGAAGAGCAAGGCCATTGTCGGCATACTCAACACGGCCACTATTGTCGCGGATACCGATGCCACCGTCCTCATCACCGGCGAGACCGGTACCGGGAAGGAAGTGCTCGCGCGATTCGTCCATGAAAAGAGCCGACGCGCGGAGAAGCCGTTCATCGGCATTAACTGCGCTGCAATACCGGAGAATCTCCTTGAATCGGAGCTCTTCGGGTATAAGAAGGGTGCGTTTACCGGCGCGGTGGCGGACAAGAAGGGGAAATTCCTGCTCGCGCATGAGGGGACGATATTCCTCGATGAGATAGGCGAATTGCCGCTGCCGCTGCAGTCGAAGATACTGCGCGTACTCCAGGAGCGCGTCATCGAGCCTGTCGGCGGGGAGGAGAGCAGGAGCGTCGATGTGCGCATCATCGCCGCGACGAACCGCGACCTCAAGGCCTATGTCGATGAGAAGAAATTTCGCGACGATCTCTACTATCGCCTCCATGTCATCCATATCCCCATTCCCTCGCTTTCGGAGCGTACGGACGATATTCCGCTTTTCGTCGAGCATTTTATCGAGAAATTCAACGCCAAATACGGCAAAGAGATACGCGGTCTTACCCCTGAATGCCGTGAGGCGTTCCTTTCGTACCGCTGGCCGGGGAATGTGCGCGAGCTTGAGAACGTCATCGAGCGTGCGGTCATCCTTTCGCATTCCGATTCGATCGATATTTCCGCGGTCCCGAAATCGCTTGCGCCGCATGCGGACTCGGCGGATGCCGATGACCTTGAGAAGGCCGTGCTCGCTGCGGTCGCCGCACTCCCGCCGGGCACCGTGTATCAGGGAGTGACCGATATGCTCGATCGCATCGTCCTCACGCATGCGCTCGTCGCTTCGGACAATAAGCAGACCGAGGCGGCAAAACTTCTCGGGCTGCACCGCAATACGCTCCGTGAGAAACTGCGTTCGCTGTCCGGGAGATCATGA
- a CDS encoding glutamine synthetase III codes for MCCCTESDGCVDVPSIFGSNVFSDKVMKERLPKETYKALRETIRTGSPLKAEVANVVANAMKDWAIEKGATHYTHWFQPLTNITAEKHDAFISPTDDGEVIMEFSGKQLIQGEPDASSFPSGGLRATFEARGYTAWDCTSPAFLKTDAAGNVTLTIPTVFCSYHGEALDKKTPLLRSMKAVSDQAMRVLRALGNKTSHSVMATVGPEQEYFLIDKEFYERRMDLIMCGRTLFGAPSPKGQELEDQYFGSIKDRVSAFMKDIDTELWKMGVSAKTKHNEVAPAQFEIAPIFSTTNIATDHNQLVMETLQKIALRHDLVCLVHEKPYAGINGSGKHNNWSLSTDDGINMLEPGATPHENTVFIAFCSAVINAIDTHADILRATTATSGNDHRLGANEAPPAIISIFLGDILETILKKIAAGEKISAGGKDFVKIGIYTLPTLPKD; via the coding sequence ATGTGCTGCTGTACTGAATCTGATGGCTGCGTGGACGTTCCGTCGATATTCGGTTCCAACGTCTTCAGCGACAAGGTAATGAAGGAGCGCTTACCGAAGGAAACGTATAAGGCGCTCAGGGAAACCATACGCACCGGCTCTCCGCTGAAAGCCGAGGTCGCCAATGTCGTTGCCAATGCAATGAAGGACTGGGCCATAGAGAAGGGCGCCACCCATTACACGCATTGGTTCCAGCCGCTCACGAACATCACCGCTGAAAAACACGATGCGTTCATCTCGCCTACCGACGACGGCGAAGTTATCATGGAATTTTCCGGCAAACAGCTCATACAGGGCGAGCCGGATGCCTCGTCGTTCCCGAGCGGGGGACTGCGTGCCACATTCGAAGCGCGCGGCTACACCGCGTGGGACTGCACCTCGCCGGCATTCCTCAAGACCGACGCTGCGGGGAATGTTACGCTCACCATACCTACGGTATTCTGCTCATATCACGGCGAAGCCCTGGACAAGAAAACACCGCTCCTGCGCTCCATGAAGGCGGTTTCCGACCAGGCGATGCGCGTACTGCGTGCGCTCGGCAATAAGACATCGCACTCCGTCATGGCTACCGTCGGACCCGAACAGGAATATTTCCTTATCGATAAGGAATTCTATGAGCGGCGCATGGACCTCATCATGTGCGGGAGGACATTGTTCGGCGCCCCCTCACCGAAAGGGCAGGAGCTGGAAGATCAGTATTTCGGCTCGATAAAGGACAGGGTATCGGCGTTCATGAAGGACATCGACACCGAGCTCTGGAAAATGGGCGTATCCGCGAAGACAAAGCACAATGAGGTCGCCCCTGCACAGTTCGAGATCGCGCCGATATTCTCAACGACGAACATCGCGACCGACCACAATCAGCTTGTGATGGAAACGCTGCAGAAGATAGCGCTCCGCCACGACCTCGTCTGCCTCGTCCATGAGAAGCCGTATGCCGGCATCAACGGTTCGGGCAAGCACAACAACTGGTCGCTTTCCACCGACGACGGGATAAACATGCTCGAACCGGGCGCGACACCGCATGAGAATACGGTATTCATCGCGTTCTGCTCGGCCGTCATCAATGCCATCGATACGCATGCGGACATTCTCCGTGCGACGACAGCGACATCCGGGAACGACCATCGCCTCGGTGCGAACGAAGCCCCGCCGGCGATAATCTCGATCTTCCTCGGGGACATACTCGAGACGATATTGAAGAAGATCGCTGCCGGCGAGAAGATAAGCGCAGGCGGCAAGGACTTCGTGAAGATAGGCATCTACACCCTGCCGACACTCCCCAAGGACA